Genomic segment of Streptosporangium sp. NBC_01755:
CGTCGCCCGAGGCGAGAAGATCGCGGTCGCCCCGATCGGCGACGTCCCGTGGGTTGAGGTAGACAACCACGACGACCTCGCCAAGGCGCGGGAGATCGCGTGCCGATACTAGCCAGGATGCTCCCGGCACCCCTGTCCATGGAGGTGCGGCGGGGCGCGATCGCCCAGCTCGGATCGTTGCTGGCCGACAGCCGGGTGGCGACCTCCGGGCGGGTGGCGGTGGCGGTGGGGCCGGGCCAGGGAGACAGGATCACCTCGGTGATCGCTCCCTCGCTCGACGAGGCCAGGTTCTTCCGGGTCCCCGACGGCTCGGTGGACGAGGCGATCTCGCTCGGCGCGGACCTGCGCAAGGGCGCGTACGAGGCGGTCGTGGGCATCGGCGGTGGCAAGACCATCGACGTGACCAAGTACGCCGCGTCGCTGGCCGGGATCCCGATGGTGGCGGTGGCCACCAACCTGTCGCACGACGGGATCTGCTCGCCGGTGGCCTCGCTGACGCACGACGGCGGCAAGGGCTCCTTCGGTGTGCCCATGCCGCTGGCCATCATGGTGGATCTCGATTTCGTCCACGACGCGCCTGCCTCGCTGGTCCGCTCGGGGGTCGGCGACGTGGTCAGCAACCTGTCGGCGATCGAGGACTGGCAGCTCGGCGCGAGTGAGCGCGGGGAGCCGATCGACGGCCTGGCCTGCGCGATGGCCCGCACCGCGGCGGAGGCGGTGATCGGCAGGTCCGACTCGATCGAGGCCGACGCGTTCCTGACCGTGCTGGCCGAGGCGCTCATCCTGTCGGGCATGGCGATGGTGGTCGCCGGGTCTTCCCGTCCTTCGAGTGGCGGAGACCATGAGATCCTGCATGCCGTGGATCAGCTTTTTCCCGGCACCTCCAACCACGGCGAGCTCGCCGGGATAGGTGCCGCGTTCTGTTTCTTCCTCCGCGAGGACTCGCGGAGGCTCGACCAGGTCGTCGACTGCCTGCGTGGGCACGAGCTGCCGGTCAGCCCCACCGACGTGGGGCTGACCGCGGCCCAGTTCGCCGAGGCGGTCATGCTGGCGCCGTCGACCCGCCCCGGCCGTTACACGATCCTTGAGCACCTGCGCCTGTCAGAGCCGGAGATTCGCGATCGGGTGGAGGGTTATGTCCGGGCCGTCGGTCGCTGAGCTCCGTGCGGTGGCCCAGCCGCACTCGACCATGGAACGCAACAGCGGCGAGCACTGGGCCGGCGTGCTCTACATGCGCAAGCTGTCGATCTACGTCACCTGGTTCCTCGCCAAGACGCCGATCACGCCCAACCAGACCACCTGGCTGATGATCCTCACCGGGTTGCTGGCCGGAGTGGTGCTCGCGCTGCCCGGCCTCTGGGCGGCCGTGCTGGCGGCACTGCTGGTCCAGCTCTACCTGCTGCTCGACTGCTCCGACGGCGAGCTGGCCCGCTGGACTCGCCGTACCTCGATCACCGGCGTCTACCTCGACCGGGTCGGCCACTACTTCGCCGAGGCCGCCCTGCTCATCGGGCTGGGGTTCCGGGCGTCGGAGATCCTGCCCGACTGGTACACGGTGGTGGGCTTCGCCGCCGCGCTCGGCGCCATCCTGATCAAGGCGGAGACCGATCTGGTCGACGTGGCCCGCGCCCGCTCAGGGCTGGTCGCGGCGACCGAGGCCTCGGCCGAGCACTTCCAGTCGCGCGGGCTGGGCCTGGCGCGTAAGGCCGCCGCGGCACTGAGGTTCCACCGGATCGTGCAGGCGGTCGAGTTGTCGCTTCTCGTGGTGGTCGCGGCGATCTGGGACGCGATCAACGGGGGTCTGGCCGCGACGAGGGTGCTCGTGGTGGCCTGCGTGGTGGTCGCCGTGCTGCAGATGATCCTGCATCTGATCAGTATTCTGGCGTCCAGGCGGCTTTCATGAGGAACCGGATGGCATTCGGGCGCGTCGTAGGTGCGAACACCTTACTGTTTGGCAGGTGTTCGCCGACGGTTCCGATACGCTTGTTTCCGGTAAACAAGGAAGCTTTGACCCTGCCAGAATTGCCCGACCCAGCAGACTCGGTGATCATGAACGTATGCTCCGTACGTGCTCTCGACGCGTCAAGGCGATGACCCGTTGAAGATCTCGTGCGTCATCCTCACCATGGGTAACCGGATCCCCGAGCTGGACCGGGCGGTCGAGTCCGCGCTGAACCAGGTCGACGGCGACGTCGAGGTGGTCATCGTCGGCAACGGCGTCGATGTGCCCGAGTTGTCGGTCACCGTGCCCGAGGGGTCCTCGGCCTCGATCAGAAGTGTGCGGCTGAGTCACAACACGGGCATTCCCGCGGGACGCAACCGGGGCGTCGAGGAGTGTACGGGCGATGTCGTCCTCTT
This window contains:
- a CDS encoding iron-containing alcohol dehydrogenase family protein, encoding MLPAPLSMEVRRGAIAQLGSLLADSRVATSGRVAVAVGPGQGDRITSVIAPSLDEARFFRVPDGSVDEAISLGADLRKGAYEAVVGIGGGKTIDVTKYAASLAGIPMVAVATNLSHDGICSPVASLTHDGGKGSFGVPMPLAIMVDLDFVHDAPASLVRSGVGDVVSNLSAIEDWQLGASERGEPIDGLACAMARTAAEAVIGRSDSIEADAFLTVLAEALILSGMAMVVAGSSRPSSGGDHEILHAVDQLFPGTSNHGELAGIGAAFCFFLREDSRRLDQVVDCLRGHELPVSPTDVGLTAAQFAEAVMLAPSTRPGRYTILEHLRLSEPEIRDRVEGYVRAVGR
- a CDS encoding CDP-alcohol phosphatidyltransferase family protein, coding for MSGPSVAELRAVAQPHSTMERNSGEHWAGVLYMRKLSIYVTWFLAKTPITPNQTTWLMILTGLLAGVVLALPGLWAAVLAALLVQLYLLLDCSDGELARWTRRTSITGVYLDRVGHYFAEAALLIGLGFRASEILPDWYTVVGFAAALGAILIKAETDLVDVARARSGLVAATEASAEHFQSRGLGLARKAAAALRFHRIVQAVELSLLVVVAAIWDAINGGLAATRVLVVACVVVAVLQMILHLISILASRRLS